A window of the Lolium perenne isolate Kyuss_39 chromosome 7, Kyuss_2.0, whole genome shotgun sequence genome harbors these coding sequences:
- the LOC127298047 gene encoding small ribosomal subunit protein uS12m: MPTKNQLIRHGREEKRRTDRTRASEQCPQKQGVCLRVSTRTPKKPNSALRKIAKVRLSNRHDIFAHILGEGHNSQEHYIVLVRGGRVKDSPGVKSHRIRGVKDLLGIPDRRKGRSKYGAERPKSK; the protein is encoded by the coding sequence ATGCCTACAAAAAATCAATTGATTCGTCATGGTAGAGAAGAAAAACGGCGCACGGACCGTACTCGAGCTTCGGAGCAATGTCCCCAGAAGCAAGGAGTATGCCTGCGTGTTTCGACGAGAACACCGAAAAAACCTAATTCAGCTCTACGTAAGATAGCAAAAGTACGGTTGAGCAATCGACATGATATATTTGCTCACATTCTAGGCGAAGGTCATAATTCGCAGGAACATTATATAGTCTTAGTAAGAGGAGGTAGAGTGAAAGATTCGCCAGGTGTGAAATCCCATCGTATTCGAGGAGTCAAGGATTTGCTGGGAATTCCGGATCGTAGAAAGGGAAGATCTAAATATGGTGCAGAAAGACCTAAATCGAAATGA
- the LOC127300895 gene encoding ABC transporter G family member 44 produces MDTGPAAFGVASLRMGRSYRERGSDVFSRAASSARGGDSEDDEEALTWAALERLPTHSRVRKGIVGDGGCELVDIAGLGFQERTRLLERLVRVAEEDHERFLLRLRQRLDRVGLDFPTIEVRYDHLNIDALAHVGNRGLPTFINTTLNSLESIANLLHIIPNNKVPMNILHDINGIIKPKRMTLLLGPPGSGKTTLLLALAGKLGSDLKVTGKVTYNGHGMNEFVAQRSAAYISQHDLHIAEMTVRETLSFSARCQGVGSRYDMLTELSRREKAANIKPDPDLDVYMKAIAVGGQDTNIITDYILKILGLDICADTMVGDDMLRGISGGQLKRVTTGEMMVGAERALFMDEISTGLDSSTTYQIVKSLGLITNILSGTTVISLLQPAPETYNLFDDIILLSDGYIVYQGPRENVLEFFESMGFKCPDRKGVADFLQEVTSRKDQAQYWARRNQRYHYVPVKEFAHAFQAFHVGQSLSAELSHPFDRSQCHPASLTTSTYGASKKELLRACIEREWLLMKRNMFVYRFRAVQLLVMTIIVMTLFLRTNMHHRTVNDGTVYLGALFFFIVAHMFNGFSELALATIKLPVFFKQRDYLFFPAWAYAIPTWILKIPISCVEVAITVFLGYYVIGFDPDVGRLFKQYLLLLLVNQMAAALFRFIAALGRTMVVANTLASFALLVLLVMSGFILSHPDVKKWWIWGYWASPLQYAMSAITVNEFLGDKWQKVVQGSNEILGVDVLKSRGFFTEAKWYWIGSGALLGYVIVFNILFTVALSYLQPMGKSQQILSEDALKEKHASITGEIPDESRSSTSAGNMNNSRRNSASGAASGDGRRGMVLPFAPLAVAFNNMRYSVDMPAEMKAQGVDQDRLLLLKGVSGSFKPGVLTALMGVSGAGKTTLMDVLAGRKTGGYIEGDISISGYPKKQETFARISGYCEQNDIHSPNVTVYESLVYSAWLRLPSDVESETRKMFIEQVMELVELNSLRDALIGLPGVSGLSTEQRKRLTIAVELVANPSIIFMDEPTSGLDARAAAIVMRTVRNTVDTGRTVVCTIHQPSIDIFEAFDELFLMKRGGEEIYVGPLGHQSHDLIEYFEGIEQVSKIKPGYNPATWMLEVTSQAQEDILGVSFAEVYKNSDLYQRNQSAIRELSKAPAGSKDLYFPTQYSQSSITQCMACLWKQNLSYWRNPQYTVVRFFFSLVVALMFGTIFWRLGGRKSRQQDLFNAMGSMYAAVLFMGISYSSSVQPVVAVERTVFYRERAAGMYSALPYAFGQVVVELPYVLVQSLVYGVIVYAMIGFQWDVKKFCWYIYFMYFTLLYFTYYGMLAVGLTPSYNIASIVSSFFYGVWNLFSGFVIARPTMPVWWRWYSWACPVSWTLYGLVASQFGDLTEPLQDTNVPINVFLEDFFGFHHDFLGIVAVAVAGFAVLFAVCFGLAIKVLNFQQR; encoded by the exons ATGGACACGGGCCCGGCGGCGTTCGGGGTGGCGAGCCTGCGGATGGGCCGCTCCTACCGGGAGCGCGGAAGCGACGTCTTCTCGCGGGCGGCTTCGTCGGCGAGGGGAGGAGActcggaggacgacgaggaggcgCTCACGTGGGCGGCGCTCGAGAGGCTGCCCACGCACAGCCGCGTCCGCAAGGGCATCGTCGGGGACGGCGGCTGCGAGCTCGTCGACATCGCCGGCCTCGGCTTCCAGGAGAGGACGCGCCTGCTCGAGCGACTCGTGCGCGTCGCGGAGGAGGACCACGAGCGATTCTTGCTCAGGCTCAGGCAGAGGCTAGACAG AGTTGGGCTCGACTTTCCGACCATCGAAGTGCGGTACGACCACCTCAACATCGATGCGCTCGCACATGTCGGGAACAGAGGCCTGCCCACGTTCATCAACACCACTCTCAACTCTCTAGAG TCCATAGCCAATCTACTTCATATAATTCCCAACAACAAGGTGCCGATGAACATCCTCCATGATATTAATGGAATTATCAAGCCAAAGAG GATGACGTTACTATTAGGGCCACCAGGATCAGGGAAGACTACACTGCTTCTTGCTTTGGCAGGGAAACTAGGTTCTGATCTAAAG GTTACAGGAAAAGTGACATACAATGGGCATGGAATGAATGAGTTTGTGGCTCAAAGGTCAGCGGCCTACATATCACAACATGACCTCCACATCGCTGAGATGACGGTACGGGAAACCTTGTCCTTCTCAGCCAGATGCCAAGGGGTTGGAAGCAGATACG ATATGCTAACTGAGCTATCTAGAAGGGAGAAGGCTGCAAATATCAAACCAGACCCTGATCTTGATGTCTACATGAAG GCGATAGCAGTGGGTGGTCAGGATACAAATATCATCACTGATTACATCCTCAAG ATTTTAGGGCTTGACATTTGCGCCGACACCATGGTCGGAGACGATATGCTGAGAGGAATCTCAGGGGGGCAACTTAAACGTGTCACAACTG GTGAGATGATGGTTGGAGCAGAAAGAGCACTGTTCATGGATGAAATCTCCACGGGCCTGGATAGCTCTACTACATACCAGATAGTGAAATCACTTGGACTGATCACTAACATCCTCAGCGGCACAACTGTCATTTCCCTGTTGCAACCTGCACCAGAGACATATAATTTGTTTGATGACATAATCCTCCTGTCCGACGGCTACATTGTgtatcaagggccacgtgaaaatGTGCTTGAATTCTTCGAATCCATGGGCTTCAAATGTCCTGATCGGAAAGGTGTCGCTGACTTTTTGCAAGAA GTGACATCAAGAAAAGATCAGGCACAATACTGGGCAAGGCGTAATCAGAGATACCATTATGTCCCAGTCAAGGAGTTTGCTCATGCCTTCCAGGCATTTCATGTCGGCCAAAGTCTCTCTGCGGAGCTCTCACACCCTTTTGATAGGAGCCAGTGCCACCCTGCTTCGCTGACAACCTCAACTTACGGTGCCAGCAAGAAAGAGCTGCTGCGTGCATGCATCGAGAGGGAGTGGTTGCTCATGAAACGGAATATGTTTGTCTACCGTTTCCGGGCTGTTCAG CTTCTGGTAATGACAATAATCGTGATGACACTGTTCCTGCGCACAAACATGCACCATCGTACGGTTAACGATGGCACTGTCTACTTAGGTGCCCTGTTCTTTTTTATAGTTGCCCACATGTTCAACGGCTTCTCTGAGCTCGCTCTAGCCACCATAAAATTGCCAGTCTTCTTCAAGCAAAGAGATTACCTCTTCTTCCCTGCATGGGCTTATGCCATACCAACTTGGATCCTCAAGATACCGATATCTTGTGTCGAGGTTGCGATCACAGTATTCTTGGGTTACTATGTCATTGGGTTCGATCCAGATGTTGGAAG GCTATTCAAGCAATACTTGCTGCTGTTGCTTGTTAACCAGATGGCTGCAGCACTGTTCAGGTTCATCGCAGCATTGGGCAGGACCATGGTTGTTGCAAATACGTTGGCGTCCTTTGCACTCCTAGTGCTGCTCGTGATGAGTGGATTCATCCTGTCACACC CTGATGTGAAGAAATGGTGGATCTGGGGCTACTGGGCGTCGCCTCTTCAGTACGCCATGAGCGCCATTACAGTAAACGAGTTCCTTGGAGACAAATGGCAAAAG GTTGTCCAGGGATCCAACGAAATTTTAGGAGTAGATGTGCTCAAGTCCAGGGGTTTTTTCACTGAGGCAAAATGGTACTGGATTGGTAGTGGCGCCCTCCTTGGATATGTCATCGTGTTCAACATCCTCTTCACCGTTGCTCTAAGCTACCTTCAAC CCATGGGGAAATCTCAGCAAATACTTTCAGAGGATGCGCTGAAGGAAAAGCATGCCAGTATCACCGGCGAAATTCCTGATGAGTCAAGAAGCTCTACATCTGCAG GGAACATGAACAACTCAAGGAGAAACTCTGCATCAGGGGCTGCCTCAGGCGACGGCAGGAGGGGCATGGTCCTGCCCTTTGCACCGCTTGCTGTTGCCTTCAACAACATGAGATACTCTGTTGACATGCCTGCGGAAATGAAAGCACAAGGTGTTGACCAAGATAGGCTGCTTCTGCTAAAGGGAGTCAGTGGCAGTTTCAAGCCGGGAGTCCTCACAGCACTGATGGGAGTCAGCGGCGCTGGCAAGACCACGCTGATGGATGTGCTGGCTGGAAGGAAGACTGGAGGCTACATTGAAGGTGACATCTCAATCTCCGGCTACCCGAAGAAGCAGGAAACCTTCGCTCGCATTTCCGGTTACTGTGAGCAGAATGACATCCACTCACCAAATGTGACCGTGTACGAGTCCCTGGTGTACTCTGCATGGCTCCGGCTGCCCTCTGATGTAGAGTCagaaacaagaaag ATGTTCATAGAGCAAGTGATGGAGCTGGTAGAATTGAATTCACTGAGAGATGCACTCATTGGACTACCTGGAGTCAGTGGCTTGTCAACAGAGCAAAGGAAGAGGTTGACGATCGCGGTTGAGCTGGTTGCTAATCCGTCGATCATATTCATGGATGAGCCTACCTCTGGCCTCGATGCCAGGGCCGCGGCGATTGTGATGAGGACGGTGAGGAACACTGTGGACACAGGCAGGACCGTTGTTTGCACCATCCACCAGCCTAGCATCGATATCTTTGAGGCCTTCGATGAG CTGTTCCTGATGAAGAGAGGAGGGGAGGAGATATACGTGGGTCCTCTAGGACACCAATCTCATGACCTCATTGAGTACTTTGAGGGAATCGAACAGGTCAGCAAGATCAAACCGGGGTACAATCCGGCAACATGGATGCTGGAAGTGACCTCACAGGCACAAGAAGATATTCTGGGTGTCAGTTTCGCGGAGGTGTACAAGAACTCGGATCTCTACCA gaggaaccagagcgcgATCAGGGAGCTCAGCAAGGCCCCTGCTGGGTCCAAGGATCTCTACTTCCCGACGCAGTACTCGCAGAGCTCCATCACCCAGTGCATGGCGTGCCTGTGGAAGCAGAACCTGTCCTACTGGAGGAACCCTCAGTACACGGTGGTccgcttcttcttctccctcgtggtGGCCCTCATGTTCGGCACCATCTTCTGGCGCCTCGGGGGGAGGAAGTCGAGGCAGCAGGACCTGTTCAACGCGATGGGGTCCATGTACGCCGCCGTGCTCTTCATGGGGATCTCCTACTCGTCGTCGGTGCAGCCCGTGGTGGCGGTGGAGCGGACGGTGTTCTACCGGGAGAGAGCCGCCGGGATGTACTCGGCGCTGCCCTACGCCTTCGGGCAGGTGGTGGTGGAGCTCCCCTACGTGCTGGTGCAGTCGCTGGTGTACGGGGTCATCGTCTACGCCATGATCGGCTTCCAGTGGGACGTCAAGAAATTCTGCTGGTACATCTACTTCATGTACTTCACGCTGCTCTACTTCACCTACTACGGTATGCTCGCCGTCGGCCTCACCCCCAGCTACAACATCGCCTCCATCGTCTCATCCTTCTTCTACGGCGTCTGGAACCTCTTCTCCGGATTCGTCATCGCACGCCCG ACGATGCCGGTGTGGTGGAGGTGGTACTCGTGGGCGTGCCCCGTGTCGTGGACGCTGTACGGGCTGGTGGCATCGCAGTTCGGCGACCTCACGGAGCCACTCCAGGACACCAACGTGCCCATCAACGTCTTCCTCGAGGACTTCTTCGGATTCCATCACGACTTCCTAGGCATCGTCGCCGTCGCGGTCGCCGGGTTCGCCGTGCTCTTCGCTGTCTGCTTCGGACTCGCCATCAAGGTGCTCAACTTCCAGCAAAGGTGA